The proteins below come from a single Dinghuibacter silviterrae genomic window:
- a CDS encoding glycosyl hydrolase family 95 catalytic domain-containing protein has protein sequence MRRLGYLLAALVALALTREPRSDGRAGAQVAGPVDRIGAMKAAGQNGARAAAPPPDGDTLLLWYTHPARGWTEALPIGNGRLGAMIYGGVDTEHLQFNEATLWTGGPRSYQRPDAHLYLKPIRKLLAEGRQDSAMALAEQHFMGAKDKSDSVYALQKTAWLRKVRSDTSGATAADEDWPTMPIPTLNGWETEGLEGVDGALWFHRSFVAPDDWKGKDLVLDLGKIRDEDFTYVNGVRVGAGEGINNKRRYIIKAGIVRPGVNRISVQVINYFDKGGLVGVKGSQPTLEISAGSGTPVSLRGSWKYHIQDENPPSYPQYEASYQPFGDVLLEDHATGEAKDYRRSLNLDDATGLVSYTRAGVHYTRTYFAGEDGIVMRLRADRRGALRFTALLQTPHREHRIFRVDEHTLGLSLKVRDGVMRGVSYLRVQAKGGHVTATSDGLNVDGADEVTLYLVAATNFKNYKDVSADPIKRCNTALQHVDEDTYAAHVRAYRYLFDGFHLNLGHGPNENLPTNERIKNFTEKDDPSLVALYLQYARYLLISSSMPGTGAANLQGIWNNLLTPPWGSKYTTNINLEMNYWPVDELHLSGCAEPLFRLIGEVAEAGKATAKDYYDAPGWVLHHNTDQWRGTAPINASTHGIWVSGGAWLCHHIWDHFRYTQDTGWLQKEYPVMRSAADFACHFLVPDPQTGWLISTPSNSPEHGGLVAGPTMDHQIIRDLLTNCIAASRVLRVDSALRGRWASTRDRIAPNRIGRYGQLQEWLEDKDDTADEHRHVSHLWGVYPGTDITWADSALLRAARTSLRYRGDGGTGWSLAWKVNLLARFREGDHALRLLDKLLSPADDGAGEKGGVYPNLFDAHPPFQIDGNFGGAAGIAEMLVQSQGTGIDLLPALPAAWANGSVDGLGARGGFTLALQWSAGALTRAVVHAAANGPCTLVYHGQVVRFDARRGVSYLFDGTLTSVGTVIDGWHAELHPEAGPRVDFRMDEDWRTVMDPKNQHAFDGFERPGFPESAWKRVSVPHNWDDYGGYRRLVHGNLHGYAWYRKIFFAPMLRKDQRCFLYFEGVGSYATVWVNGVLVGTHAGGRTTFTLDVTRALHHGVNLLAVRADHPAFITDLPWVCGGCSDDRGFSEGSQPMGIFRPVHLLVTGAVHVAPFGVHLWNEDTSGRVHAEVDVTNDDDQPRRLTVTVNGTEIAGAQLQAGETKTLRGDIIIREPHLWSPEDPFQYKAVAQIRADGIITDQVTTPFGIRTITWEKHRLLVNGRPVFINGIAEYEHRLGGSHAFEEAEIRARAGMIRAAGFNAFRDAHQPHNLLYGQIWDSTGLLWWPQFSAHIWFDTPAFRQNFLRLLTDWIRERRNEPSVILWGLQNESHLPADFARLCVDTIRKLDPTASIQRLVTTCNGGEGTDWDVPQNWTGTYGGDPATYASDLKRQVLVGEYGAWRTTDLHTEGPFIAKGPYSEERMDQLLEMKLNAADSVRADAVGQFFWLFSSHDNPGRVQSGEGLRELDRIGPVNYKGLLTEWGEPVDAYYLFRAHLTRGLAAAAAHGPGSGGAAGPMVYIVSHTWPDRWKEPGIKNNITIFSNCDEVELFNDVNAISLGRKRPPFRWDSVDVQYNVLYAKGYIGGKVVASDSIVLRHLPAAPHFDDLYAGSTALTAPAPGYYYWYRVHCGGPAYTDRQGNTWMADRERHTDTSWGSSSWTDDYPGLPASFASQRQIFDPVRGTTDWPLFQTFRYGRDKLRYTFPLPDGDYRVELYFMEPWYGEGGGVDATGWRLFDVAFNGETVLQDVDLWKEAGTHGAVKKVVTAHVSGGRLDLSFPRVAAGQAVISAIAIAGHETGIPAGSDGPVIHWLDNDTIGTPAYDVRSSKSYAPDSANTWHFTLGVADTYSLTVRYINTKGPAAGMLTLMDAGGVVLKKEQLTFKPTATGKKGSVLTDTGGMINAGAYTVRVTGDVQCVALDVQ, from the coding sequence ATGAGACGGCTGGGGTACCTGCTTGCGGCGCTAGTGGCGTTGGCGCTTACGCGCGAGCCCCGGTCTGACGGTCGCGCCGGTGCACAGGTCGCAGGGCCCGTCGATCGCATTGGCGCGATGAAGGCTGCCGGGCAAAATGGCGCGCGGGCGGCGGCGCCGCCACCCGACGGCGACACCCTCCTCCTCTGGTACACCCACCCCGCCCGCGGGTGGACCGAAGCCCTGCCCATCGGCAATGGCCGGTTGGGCGCCATGATCTATGGGGGCGTGGACACCGAGCACCTCCAGTTCAACGAGGCGACGCTTTGGACCGGCGGCCCCCGTAGCTACCAGCGGCCGGACGCCCACCTATACCTAAAGCCCATCCGGAAGCTCCTCGCGGAGGGCCGGCAGGATTCGGCGATGGCCCTCGCGGAGCAGCATTTTATGGGGGCCAAAGACAAAAGCGATTCGGTGTATGCGCTTCAAAAAACCGCCTGGCTGCGCAAAGTCCGTTCAGACACCAGCGGCGCAACGGCTGCGGACGAGGACTGGCCCACCATGCCCATCCCCACGCTTAACGGCTGGGAGACGGAAGGATTGGAAGGGGTAGACGGGGCGCTTTGGTTTCACCGTTCGTTTGTTGCACCCGATGACTGGAAGGGAAAGGACCTTGTCCTGGACCTCGGCAAAATCAGGGACGAGGATTTTACCTACGTCAACGGCGTTCGCGTCGGCGCGGGGGAGGGTATCAACAACAAACGCAGGTATATTATAAAAGCGGGTATCGTACGACCGGGGGTGAACCGGATTTCCGTTCAGGTTATTAACTATTTTGATAAAGGCGGACTGGTGGGGGTAAAGGGGAGCCAGCCCACCCTGGAAATATCCGCAGGGTCGGGCACGCCCGTCTCGCTCCGGGGTTCCTGGAAATACCATATCCAGGATGAGAACCCGCCGTCTTATCCGCAGTACGAGGCCAGCTACCAGCCCTTTGGGGATGTGCTGTTGGAGGACCATGCCACCGGCGAGGCGAAGGATTACCGCCGCTCATTGAACCTGGACGACGCGACCGGCCTGGTCTCGTATACACGGGCCGGGGTGCACTATACGCGGACCTATTTTGCGGGCGAGGATGGGATCGTGATGCGTCTTCGCGCGGACCGGCGGGGTGCGTTGCGTTTTACCGCATTGCTACAGACGCCGCACCGGGAGCACCGGATCTTTCGGGTGGATGAGCATACCCTGGGGCTTTCGCTAAAAGTCCGGGACGGGGTTATGCGGGGTGTCAGCTACCTGCGCGTGCAAGCAAAGGGTGGGCATGTCACCGCAACAAGCGACGGCCTGAACGTAGATGGCGCAGACGAGGTCACGCTGTACCTGGTCGCCGCGACCAACTTCAAAAACTACAAGGATGTATCGGCAGACCCAATAAAACGTTGCAACACGGCTTTACAACACGTGGACGAAGACACTTACGCCGCCCACGTCCGGGCCTATCGCTATTTATTCGATGGCTTCCACCTGAACCTGGGGCATGGCCCGAACGAAAACCTCCCGACAAACGAGCGCATTAAAAATTTTACCGAAAAAGACGACCCCTCCCTGGTCGCCCTCTACCTGCAGTACGCGCGATACCTGCTGATCTCGTCGTCGATGCCGGGGACCGGGGCCGCAAACCTCCAGGGTATCTGGAACAACCTGCTTACGCCGCCCTGGGGCAGCAAGTATACGACCAATATCAACCTGGAGATGAACTACTGGCCGGTGGACGAGCTGCACCTTTCCGGTTGTGCGGAACCGTTATTCCGGCTGATTGGGGAGGTGGCCGAGGCAGGGAAAGCCACCGCGAAAGATTATTACGACGCGCCGGGCTGGGTGCTCCACCACAATACCGACCAATGGAGGGGGACAGCGCCCATTAATGCGTCCACCCACGGTATATGGGTCAGCGGGGGCGCGTGGCTTTGTCACCATATCTGGGACCACTTCCGCTATACACAGGACACGGGCTGGCTTCAGAAAGAATACCCGGTGATGCGGTCTGCGGCTGACTTCGCATGCCACTTCCTGGTACCGGATCCACAGACGGGCTGGTTGATCAGCACCCCGTCCAATTCACCGGAACATGGGGGACTTGTCGCCGGGCCCACCATGGATCACCAGATCATCCGGGATTTGTTGACCAACTGTATCGCCGCGTCCCGGGTGCTCCGCGTGGACTCCGCGCTCCGCGGGCGTTGGGCGTCGACCCGTGACCGGATCGCGCCCAACCGGATCGGCCGCTATGGACAGCTCCAGGAGTGGCTGGAGGACAAGGACGATACCGCGGACGAACACCGGCACGTCTCCCATTTGTGGGGCGTTTACCCGGGTACCGACATCACCTGGGCGGACAGCGCCCTCCTGCGCGCCGCCCGCACCTCCCTCCGGTACCGGGGCGACGGGGGAACGGGTTGGAGTCTTGCCTGGAAGGTGAACCTGCTCGCGCGTTTCCGCGAAGGCGATCACGCCCTTCGGCTCCTCGACAAATTATTATCTCCCGCGGACGATGGGGCGGGGGAAAAGGGAGGCGTATACCCCAACCTTTTTGACGCCCATCCCCCCTTCCAGATCGACGGCAACTTTGGCGGCGCCGCGGGCATCGCGGAAATGCTTGTCCAAAGCCAGGGCACCGGCATCGACCTGCTTCCGGCGTTGCCCGCGGCCTGGGCGAACGGGTCCGTCGACGGATTGGGCGCCCGGGGCGGATTCACACTGGCGTTGCAATGGTCAGCCGGGGCATTGACGCGCGCGGTGGTGCACGCGGCCGCGAACGGCCCCTGTACATTGGTCTACCACGGACAGGTGGTACGCTTTGACGCGCGCCGGGGCGTATCCTATTTGTTTGACGGGACGCTGACCAGTGTGGGTACCGTTATCGACGGCTGGCATGCGGAGCTGCATCCCGAAGCGGGTCCGCGCGTGGATTTCCGCATGGACGAGGACTGGCGGACGGTCATGGATCCGAAGAACCAGCACGCATTCGACGGGTTTGAGCGACCGGGCTTTCCCGAAAGCGCCTGGAAGCGCGTCAGCGTCCCCCACAACTGGGATGATTACGGAGGCTACCGGCGGCTGGTTCACGGCAACCTCCACGGATACGCCTGGTACCGGAAGATTTTTTTTGCACCGATGCTGAGGAAAGACCAGCGGTGCTTTTTGTATTTCGAAGGCGTCGGCTCCTACGCCACCGTATGGGTAAACGGGGTCCTCGTTGGTACACATGCCGGGGGACGGACGACATTTACACTGGACGTTACGCGGGCGCTGCACCATGGGGTCAACCTGTTGGCGGTGCGCGCCGACCACCCGGCTTTTATAACGGACCTTCCCTGGGTGTGCGGCGGCTGCTCTGATGACCGGGGATTTTCCGAAGGCTCACAGCCCATGGGCATCTTCCGGCCGGTACACCTCCTGGTGACGGGAGCGGTGCACGTGGCGCCTTTCGGGGTGCATCTTTGGAACGAGGATACGAGTGGACGGGTGCATGCGGAGGTGGACGTCACCAACGATGACGATCAACCAAGGCGGTTAACCGTCACCGTTAACGGGACGGAGATCGCCGGGGCGCAACTACAGGCCGGAGAAACAAAAACGCTGCGGGGAGACATCATCATACGTGAACCGCACCTTTGGTCCCCGGAGGACCCGTTCCAGTATAAGGCGGTCGCGCAAATACGCGCGGATGGAATCATCACCGATCAGGTCACGACCCCGTTTGGCATCCGGACCATCACCTGGGAAAAGCATCGCCTGTTGGTCAACGGCCGCCCCGTTTTTATCAACGGGATTGCGGAGTATGAGCACCGCCTCGGCGGCAGCCACGCCTTCGAGGAAGCGGAGATCCGCGCCCGCGCCGGGATGATCCGCGCCGCGGGTTTTAACGCGTTCCGGGACGCCCACCAGCCGCACAACCTTTTATATGGCCAGATATGGGATAGTACGGGTCTGTTGTGGTGGCCGCAGTTTTCCGCCCATATATGGTTCGATACGCCAGCCTTCCGGCAAAACTTCCTTCGCCTGCTGACCGACTGGATAAGGGAAAGACGCAACGAACCCTCCGTTATCCTTTGGGGGCTCCAGAACGAAAGCCACCTCCCGGCGGACTTTGCCCGTCTTTGCGTGGATACGATCCGGAAGCTCGATCCCACGGCCTCGATCCAGCGACTCGTAACGACCTGCAACGGGGGCGAAGGGACCGACTGGGACGTCCCGCAAAACTGGACGGGCACCTATGGAGGAGATCCCGCGACGTACGCCTCGGACTTAAAACGGCAGGTCCTCGTGGGTGAGTACGGCGCATGGCGGACCACCGATCTGCACACCGAAGGCCCCTTCATCGCCAAGGGACCTTATAGTGAGGAGCGGATGGACCAGTTGCTGGAGATGAAGCTCAACGCCGCCGATTCGGTGCGCGCGGACGCCGTGGGACAGTTCTTTTGGTTGTTCTCTTCCCACGACAATCCCGGGAGGGTGCAGAGTGGGGAAGGCTTGAGGGAGTTGGACCGGATCGGGCCTGTCAATTACAAGGGACTCCTGACGGAATGGGGCGAACCAGTTGATGCCTATTACTTGTTTCGTGCCCATTTGACGCGCGGCCTGGCCGCCGCGGCGGCGCACGGCCCGGGCTCCGGCGGCGCCGCCGGCCCTATGGTGTACATCGTGTCCCACACCTGGCCCGACCGCTGGAAAGAACCCGGAATAAAAAACAACATCACCATCTTCTCCAACTGCGACGAGGTCGAACTCTTTAACGACGTGAACGCCATATCCCTGGGCCGCAAACGCCCGCCGTTTCGCTGGGACAGCGTGGACGTACAGTATAACGTATTGTATGCAAAAGGATATATCGGTGGCAAAGTCGTGGCGTCGGACTCCATTGTACTGAGGCATTTACCGGCGGCGCCCCACTTCGACGACCTGTATGCGGGCAGCACTGCGCTGACGGCACCCGCGCCCGGTTATTACTATTGGTACCGCGTCCATTGCGGCGGTCCCGCTTATACGGACCGGCAGGGCAATACCTGGATGGCCGACCGGGAGCGGCACACCGACACCAGTTGGGGCTCCTCCTCCTGGACGGACGACTACCCGGGGTTACCGGCCAGCTTTGCCAGCCAGCGTCAGATTTTTGACCCCGTCCGGGGAACAACCGACTGGCCGTTGTTCCAGACTTTCCGGTATGGCAGGGACAAGTTAAGGTATACATTCCCGCTCCCCGACGGGGACTACCGGGTGGAACTGTATTTTATGGAACCCTGGTATGGAGAGGGCGGAGGCGTGGATGCCACGGGCTGGCGGCTTTTTGACGTCGCCTTTAATGGGGAAACGGTGCTGCAAGACGTGGACCTTTGGAAAGAAGCGGGGACCCATGGGGCCGTCAAAAAAGTCGTCACCGCCCACGTCAGCGGAGGGCGCCTGGACCTCTCTTTCCCAAGGGTAGCCGCAGGCCAGGCGGTGATCAGCGCGATCGCCATCGCCGGGCACGAAACCGGGATCCCCGCCGGTTCCGATGGCCCCGTTATCCATTGGCTCGATAACGACACCATCGGCACCCCGGCCTACGACGTACGGTCTTCAAAAAGCTATGCGCCCGACAGCGCGAATACCTGGCACTTTACGCTGGGGGTAGCGGATACATATTCGCTGACGGTACGCTATATCAATACGAAGGGCCCGGCAGCGGGCATGCTGACGCTGATGGATGCCGGCGGAGTCGTGTTGAAAAAAGAACAATTGACATTCAAACCCACAGCCACCGGGAAAAAAGGAAGCGTGTTGACGGATACCGGCGGCATGATCAACGCGGGAGCGTATACGGTCCGGGTAACCGGGGATGTTCAATGCGTCGCCCTCGACGTACAATAA